The genomic segment CCGGGCGCGCGATGAGCGGAGCCGGTTCGCGCCGGCATCACGAGGAAGGCGTCCGCACAGAGAGGGGAGGGCTGTCTCATGCTGTATTGCAATCGGATTCGGTGGCTACTCGGGTTGGGGGGGGTGGTGACGGCCGCATTCGCTGCCGCGCCTGTGGCACGGGCGGATATCGTGAATTTCACGTACACCAGCACGACGAACAATGCTTACAACAACCGGGCTTTTTTCCTGAACACGGGGCTTTCGGTGCAAGCCGGTGACCAGATTCGCATCCAAGGCACGGGCAGCATTTACGTCGGCGGCGGGTACTACGTCTTGAGCAATTTTGATATGGGTCTGGTGTCCGCGCTGAATCAGCCGTCGCTGGTGCGCGATTACCACGGGAACGGCACGAACTACACGGGCACGCCGTACCCCCTCGCAGGCGAGAGCGTCCTGTTCTCGCAGGATCGCATCAGCCTGACCGACGATCATCACCTGAACATCATCGTGACGGCGCAATCGGCCGGGACCGTTTACATTGGGATGTTCGATAATTATTTCGCGGACAATACCGGAAGTCACCATTTCACGCTCGAGGTCATCCCCGAACCGGCGACGGCGTCGCTGGCCTTGTTCGCGGTCCTGGGCGGCCTGGTCCGCCGGCGCACAACCATTCGCCGGTAAACTGGTTAGGCACGGGGTTGTATCCGATACTGCCTACGGCAACCGCCTGATTTGTGCAGGTCCGGTAGGATTGTGCATTTGAACGCGCCGTGCGCGGCAACTACAATCGGACAAGAACTCACGGCGCGTTTGAGCGTAACCGATTGCCAAGCAGGTTGCGGATTGCGCGCGGATCGGGGTCGATTGCACCGCGGGTGATTGCACTGCGGTCGATTGCATCGCGGTCGATTACACTGCGGGCGGCACAGACCCCTTTCACGTAGGGTCCGCTGTGCGGACCCTTATCCATGAGAGGACCGAAAGACATGTTCGAACGATTTACCGACCGTGCACGCAAGGTGATGGCGCTGGCCAATCAGGAAGCGCAGCGGTTCAACCACGAATACATCGGGACGGAGCACATCCTGCTGGGCCTTGTGAAAGAGGGCAGCGGCGTCGGAGCGAACGTGCTCAAAAATCTCGAAGTGGATCTGCGCAAGGTCCGGCTGGAAGTCGAGAAGCTCGTCAAGAGCGGGCCGGACATGGTGACGATGGGCAAACTTCCGCAGACGCCGCGCGCGAAGAAGGTCATCGAGTACGCGATCGAAGAAGCAAGAAATTTGAATCACAACTACGTGGGCACCGAGCATCTGCTCCTAGGATTGCTTAGAGAGCAGGACGGCGTGGCCGCCCAGGTGCTGATGAACCTCGGCATCAAGCTCGAAGAAGTGCGGGAAGAAGTCCTCAATCTGCTGGGTGCAGGCGTGGAAAACGAAGAGAGTGGGCCCTCGGGATCGCAAGGCGCGCCGGAGACAGGTCGCAAGGGCGGCAAGAGCCGGACCCCGGCGCTGGACTCGTTCGGGCGCGATCTGACGGAAATGGCACGGAACGGCAAGCTGGACCCGGTCATCGGGCGCGCCGCCGAGATTGAGCGGCTGCTGGTCGTGCTGTGCCGGCGATACAAGAACAACCCGGTGCTGCTGGGCGAGGCGGGCGTCGGCAAGACGGCGATCGTCGAGGGGCTGGCGCAGCGGATCGTTTCGAACGACGTTCCGGAGATTCTGGCCGACAAGCGCATCGTGGTGCTCGACTTGGCGATGATGGTGGCGGGGACAAAGTATCGCGGCCAGTTCGAGGAGCGCATCAAGGCGGTGATGAACGAAGTCCGCCGGGCACGAAACGTGATCCTGTTCATCGACGAGCTGCACACGCTGGTGGGCGCGGGCGGTGCCGAAGGCGCGATCGACGCATCGAACGTGCTGAAGCCGGCGTTGTCACGCGGCGAGATCCAGTGCATCGGTGCGACAACGCTGGATGAATATCGCAAGTACATCGAGAAGGACGGCGCGCTGGAGCGGCGGTTCCAGCAGATCATCGTTGAACCACCCAGCCGCGAGGAGACGTTGCAGATTCTTCACGGCTTGCGTGATCGCTACGAGGCGCATCACCGGGTCAAGATCGAAGACGTGGCGTTGGAGGCGGCGGTCGAGTTGTCGATGCGATACGTGCCCTCGCGCGTGCTGCCCGACAAGGCGATCGACGTGATCGACGAGGCCGGAGCACGCGTCCGGCTGAAGGCGATGACGAAGCCGGAGTCGCTCACAAAGTTGGAAGAAGAGATCAAGCGGTTGAACATCGAGAAGGATGAAAGCGTCAAAAACGCCGACTACGAGCGCGCGGCGCATTTGCGCGATCAGTCGATCACGCTGGCCGCCGAGAAGGAGCGGCTGGAAAAAGAATGGCACGAGCGGCGCAACGAGATTGACGGCGTCGTCGATGAGGAAGTCGTCGCCGAAGTGGTCAGCAAGATGACGGGCGTTCCGCTGAAGCGCCTGGAGAAGGAAGAAGCCGAGCGGCTGCTGGAGCTTGAGACCGAGCTTCACAAGCGGGTCATCAGCCAGGAAGAGGCGATCAGCGCCGTGTCGCGAAGCGTGCGTCGCTCGCGCAGCGGCTTGAAAGACCCGAACCGGCCGATGGGCAGCTTCATTTTCATCGGCCCGTCGGGCGTCGGGAAGACGCTGCTGGCCAAGAGCCTCGCCGAGTTCATGTTCGGCGCGGAAGAGGCGCTCATCACGATCGACATGTCGGAGTACATGGAGAAGCACAACGTCAGCCGGCTGATCGGTGCCCCGCCGGGCTACGTTGGTTACGAGGAGGGCGGCCAGCTCACCGAGCGCATCCGCCGCCGGCCGTACGCCGTCGTGCTGCTCGATGAGATCGAAAAGGCGCACCCGGACGTGTTCAACATGCTGTTGCAGATCATGGAAGAAGGCCGCCTGACGGATTCGTTCGGCCGGCACGTGGATTTCCGCAACACCGTGCTGATCATGACGAGCAACATCGGCGCCGACAAGATCACGCACCAGACGACGTTCGGCTTCGAAAAGCGCGACGAGAACATCACGTACGAGAAGATGCGTAACACGCTGAAGAGCGAGCTGGACAATTACTTCCGGCCCGAGTTCCTCAATCGCGTGGACGAGGTCGTCGTCTTCCACAAGCTGGGTCACAAGGACCTGGTCCGCATCGTGGACCTCGAACTGAACAAGGTCTCGAAGAGGCTGAAGGAGCACGGCCTCGTGATGGAGCTGACCGAGGAAGCCCGCGAGTTGCTGCTGGAGCGCGGGACTGACGAGAAGTTCGGCGCTCGGCCGCTGCGCCGGGCGATCGAGCAGCAGCTGGAGGATCCGCTTAGCGAGGGCCTGCTGCGTGGTCACTTCCGCGGCAAGGCGAAGATTGTCGTCGGCGTCGAGAGCGGCGAAGACGGCAAGAAGAAGCTGAAGTTCGAAGGCGTGGACGCTCCGAAGCCGAAGGAGCCGGAGCTGGCCGGCGCCGGCGCGGGCGAAAGCACGTAACGCCGCGAACCGACGCGCTGAAGAATCCAATCGTTTCACCCGCCCCGCGAGCGACCCTCGCGGGGCTTTTCTTGTTGTGCCGGCGCGTGTTGTCGTATTTGACGGTCTCTACGGGGCAGCGTAATCTTTTTACCCATGAGCACGCGCGAAACCTTGCGAACATACCTGTTCGGGACGCTGATCCCGACTCCGGCCGAGAGCTGGCCGGGCGACGAGGCGGACCTGTTCGAGGCCGGCATGGATTCGCTGCGCGTGATGCAGTTGCTGGTTTTCGTCGAGGACAAGCTGGGGGTAAATCTGCCCGACCATGAGGTGACGCCGGAGCGGATCGGCACGGTGTCGGCCCTGGTCGGATGGATCGAGTCGCACAAGAAGTCGCCCTAAGCCCCCAGCGAGTATTTCTGGTTTTTATTGGTTGATCACTGATCACATCGGCGTTCCTTCTGTTCGATCAGCCGCGCGGGCTGAAGCCCGCGGCTCGTTGAACGATTGCATAAACTGAAGCCCGCGGCTCGTTGAACGATCGCATAAACTGAAGCCCGCGGCTCGTTGAACGATCGCATAAACTGAAGCCCGCGGCTCGTTGAACGATTGCGTAGGCTGACGCGTGCGGCTCTTTGAACGGTCGCGCTGGTTCGGCGATAATGCCCTTGATGACGCAAACGCTGTTTACGCTGTTGGAAGCTGCGGCGGCGCGGTACGGGGATCGGCCCGCGGTCTGTTACGAGGGCCGCACCCTTGGCTATGCGGCGTTGCTGGACGCGTCGAGCAGGCTGGCGGAGGCGCTGGCCGACAGCGGGGCGGGGCCGGGCGAGCAGGTGGCGTTCTGCTTTCGCAAGAGCATCGATGCGATCGTGACGATGTTCGCGCTGATTCGGACCGGCGCGTGCTACGTGCCGCTGGATCCGGCGTGGCCGGCGGAGCGCATGGCGATGATCTGCGAGGACGCGTCGATTCGGCTGTGGACGGGCAGCGGGCCGCCGGCGGCGGGCCTCGGCGGGATCGACCGGGCGATTTGTTCGAGCTTGGCGGGAGCGGGCAGCGCGTCGGGCAGCGGCACAACGGTTGACGCAGGGAGGGCGTCGGGTGGCGGATCGGGGAGTGTCTCAATAATGACACTTTCCGATGCGATGCAGGCGGCGCCGCCGGCGTGGGCCCCGCGTGAGCCGGCGGGGGGCATCGCCAATCTGCTGTTTACGTCCGGCTCGACGGGCCGGCCCAAGGGCGTGCGAATCACGACGTTGAGTCTGCTTCACTATTCGCAGTGGGTGGTGGACTTCTTCGGGCTGACGGCCGAGGATCGCGTGGCCAATCACGCGCCGTACAATTTTGACCTCTCGACGCTGGACATTTTCGCGGCGGTGCGGGCCGGAGCGGCGATGGTGCCTGTGCCCGAGAAACTCAAGATGTTTCCCTATCAGATGGCGAAGTACATCGCCGACGAGCGGATCACGACGTGGTACTCGGTGCCGTCGGCGCTCATCATGATGCAATTGCGCGGCAAGCTGCGCGAGCACGACTTGTCGGCTCTGCGGCACGTGATCTTCGCCGGCGAAGTCATGCCCAAGCCGGCCTTGCAGGCGATCGCGGCTGAACTGCCGCCCGTTACGCTGACCAATCTGTACGGCCCGACGGAGACAAATGTCTGTACGTACCATGCGTGCACGGCGGCGGATCTCGCCGACGACGGGCCGGTGCCGATCGGCAAGCCGATCTCCGACACGCGCGTGTGGATCGTGGACGACGCGATGCGGCCTGTCCCGGCCGGTGACGCCGGTGAGTTGCTCGTCGCCGGGCCGACGGTGACGTCCGGGTATTTCGGCGACGCGGTGAAGACGGCCGAGCGATTGGTGCCTGCGCCGGATGGCGACGGCACGGCCTATCGCACGGGCGATCGCGTGCGAGCACGGGCCGACGGCGTGCTGATGTTCGAGGGGCGGATCGATCGGATGATCAAGGCCCGCGGCCATCGCATCGAGCCGGGCGAGATCGAGGCCGCGCTGGCGAAGCACCCTGCGGTGAAAGAGTCGGCCGTCGTGCCGATTCCCGATCCGGTGTTCGGCAATCGGATCAAGGCATGCCTCGCGCCGCGTGACGGGGCATCGCTGGTGGAGGCCGACCTGGCGGCGTTCTGCCGGGCGCACCTGCCGCCCTATATGCTGCCCGATGTGTGGGCGTTTTATCCGTCGCTGCCGCGCACCGATCGCGAGAAGATAGATTTGCAGCAGTTGATGTCGACGTGAGGGCGCCGCGATTGGGAATCGTCATTCAGCGTGCAAAAAAACAAAAAGCCCCAGGAAAGTTCCCGGGGCTTTTGAGTGGGATCGTTTGGGTGCGCCTCGCTGAATCGCTTCGCAAGCGCGTTGCGCTGAAAAACCGCGCGGGTGTGCCGTGGAGCGTGACTACGCGCTGGTGACCGGCTCGCCCTTGGATTTCTCTTCGATCAGCACCGCCTTGCGCGAGAGCTTCACGCGGCCGGTGTCGTCGATCAGGATGACCTTCACGCGCATTTCGTCGCCGATCTTGCAGACATCGGTGACCTTCTGCACGTAGCCGTCGGAGAGCTCGCTGATGTGGCAGAGGCCGTCGAGACCGGGGGCCACTTCGATGAACGCGCCGAATTCCTTGATCGAGGTGACTCGACCGTTGTAGATTTTTCCGAGCTTGACGCCTTCGGCGATCTGTTCGATGGCTTCGTAGGCGGCGCGGGCCGAATCGGCGTTGACGCTGGAGATGAAGACCGTGCCGTCGTCCTGGATGTCGATCGTGGCGCCGGTGTTGGCTTCGAGGGCTTTGATGCCCTTGCCGCCGGGTCCGATGATCTTGCCGATCTTGTCCTGGTGGACCTTGATGGAAAGCAATCGCGGCGCGTAGTTGCTGATGTCGGCACGCGGCGCGGGCAGGGCCTTGAGCATCTCTTTCAGAATTTTCAGGCGGGCCTTCTTGGCCAGCTCCAGCACTTCGACGATTTGCGCCTGGCTGATCTCGCGCGTTTTGAGATCGAGCTGCACGGCGGTGATGCCGACCTGGCTGCCCGCAACCTTGAAATCCATATCGCCGAAGTGATCCTCCTCGCCCATGATGTCCACGAGCAATTTGTAGCGATTTTCGTCGTGCACCATGCCGATGCTGATGCCGGCGACGGGATGACGGATCGGAACGCCGGCGTCCATCAGCGCGAGCGTTCCGCCGCAGACGCTGGCCATGCTGCTGGATCCGTTGGACTCCATGATGTCGCTGACGAGTCGGATGGTGTACGGGAACTTGTCGGGCGTGGGGAGAACGGCCTGGAGGCTGCGCTCGGCGAGGTTGCCGTGGCCGATCTCGCGGCGGCTGACGGCGCCGATGCGCTTGGCCTCGCCGGTGCAGAACGGCGGAAAGTTGTAGTGCAGCATGAACTTTTTGCTGTACTCCTCGATCAGATCGTCGACCATCTGCTCATCGCGGCTGGTGCCGAGCGTCGTGACGACCAGGGCCTGCGTCTCGCCGCGGGTGAAGAGCGCCGAGCCGTGCGTTCGCGGCAGAACGCCGACTTCGCAGGCGATCGGGCGAATGTCTTCAACGCCGCGGCCGTCGGATCGAACGCCTTCATCGAGCACACCCATGTGGAAGAGGCGCTCTTCGATTTTCTGCAGCTCGTTGATGACGTCATTCTTGGTGTAGAGCAGTTTTTTCGCCGCGGCTTCGTCCTCGGGAATGAGGGCGGCGATGACCTTGTCGTACACCGCCTTGACGCCGGCCTTGCGGTCTTCTTTCTTCGCGGCGCGGCGGGCGTTCTTGAGGTCAAACTGCTCGCAGAGTTTGGCGACCTTTTCGGGCAGCGTCGGGTCCTTCTCCGGCGGCGTCCAATCCTTGGCGCGGCCGACCTTCTGCCCCAGGTCCTGAATCATCGCGACGATTTTCTTCGCGTGCTCGTGGCCGAAGGCGATGGCGTCGGCGACGTCCTTCTCGGGCAGCTCGTTGGCGGCGACTTCGATCATGTTGACGCCGTAGCGATGAACGGCGAGGACGACTTCGATGTCGCTGACGGCGCGCTCGGCGATGGTGGGGTTGATGACCCATTGACCATCGACCCGGCCGACGCGGACGCCGGCAACGGGTCCGTCAAAGGGGATGTTGCTGACCATGAGCGCGGCGGACGCGCCGGACATGGCGAGCACGTCGGCGTCGTTCTCCTGGTCGGACGAGAGAACCATGCACTGGATCTGGACCTCGTTCATGAATCCATCGGGAAAGAGCGGGCGCAGCGGCCGATCGGTGAGCCGCATGGTGAGGATTTCCTTCTGGGTCGGCCGGGCTTCGCGTTTGAAGAAGCCGCCGGGGAACTTGCCCGCGGCGTACATTTTCTCGCGATAGTCGACCGTCAGAGGGAAGAAATCGACCCCCTCGCGCGGCTTATCCATGACGGCGGTGCACAGGACGACCGTGTCGCCGTAGGAGACCGTGACCGCGCCGGAAGCCAGCTTGGCCAGCTTGCCGGTCTCAAACTTCATGATTCGTCCGCCGATTTCCGCTTCAACGCTGTGCATCGTCATGGTGAGTTGCCTTTTCCTCTTGTCCGACGTTTTTATTGTCGATCTGTCTATTTTCTGGTTGGGCGCGGAAGCGCGGCGACCGCGTTCGGGCGGATGCGTCGGCGCGCAAGCAGCGCAGCACTCGGCGCGCAGGGGCCGATGCGGTTCCCAGCTTCCGGAATCGGCCGAACCCGGCCGACAAGAAATGGAAAGCGATGAGGAATGCGGAGCGCCGTCGCTCCGTCGTGCCGACTACTTTCGCAGACCCAGTGTGTCAATGATCTTCTGATACCGCTCGCGGTCCGTACGCGCGAGGTACTTCTGCAGGCTTGAGCGCGCGCCGACCATCTTCAGCAAACCACGGCGCGAGTCGTGATCCTTGCGGTGCGTCTTGAGGTGTTCCGTCAGTTGCTCGATGCGGCTGGTCAACAGGGCGATCTGCACTTCCGGCGAGCCGGTGTCCTTCTCGTGGCGACGATGGTTGTGCACCAGTTGCGTCTTACTTTCAGCCGTCAATGACATGCCAGATACAACTCCAGATTTCCATTCACCTTGCAGGGAAGACGACGGGCCGCAGGCCCCATGGGCTGGTTTCCGTTTCCGTCCTGTCCGTTTTTCAAGTACGCCCTTAACACGATAACCGCCCGGCGGTATTCCTGCAAGCGGGTGGGGGGAATCTTCAGAAAAAACGGGGGCCTGATCCGTCCTGTTCGGCTATAACGCGTTGACAAGGCGGATATTACGCTACTCGGCCTCGATGAACTCGCCTCCCAGAAGCTTGCAGGCGGTCTCCAGCAGCTTATCAAGGCTGAAGGGCTTGCTAAGGTATTCGTTCACACCCAAGTGACGGGCGTACAGCTCGTGCCGCTTGCCCTCGTTCGCCGTGATCATGATGACGTAGGGTCGCGTGTTGGTTTCGTGCCCCGGCTTGAGCATCTCCATCACAAGGAACCCGCTTCGTTTGGGCATCATCATGTCCAGCACGATGAGATCGGGATCGAAGCGCTTGGCGAAGTCGAGAGCCTTGTTGCCGTCGTTGGCGGTCGTCACCTTCGCTCCAGCTTGTTCGAAGGCGAGGCGAACGGTTGACAACACGTCGGGATCATCGTCGACGACGAGGATGGATCGACCTTCAAGTCTTGCCGGCATGATGAAGCTCCCACCCCCGCACGGCGCTACCCGCTTGCGCCGAAGTTGTCCGTTGTTTCCTGAATTCGCTGAAAAAGTATAGGATGGTCTCTTGCAACGAGCAACCCCGTTTCCAAGCATGGTCTCCTCAATGCCCGGTATCCTTTCGAGCCATTTGCCACGTTTCCGGGCCTTGCCGGGCCTCGGCCGACCCGTCTTGACCGCAGTCTGCATGGCGGCGCTACTGTTCACAGGTTCCGGATGCCCTTCGCTGGAGCCGCTGCCGACCAAGGCTGCCATCACGGAACAGACCGAAGGCCGAACGCAGCAGCCGTATCTCCTTTATGTCCCAAGCCGCTACACCGATTCGCGCCCGTGGCCGCTGTTGATTCTGTGTCACGGGACCTGGCCGTACGACACGCCGAAATTGCAGATGCAGGAGTGGGCGACGTTCTGCGAGACCAACGGGATCATCGTGGCGGCGCCGCAACTGGAAGGGACGAAAGGGGACTTCCCGCCGCCGCCGGAAAAACAGATTGCCTTGCAGCAGCGGGACGAACAGACGATCCTCGGCGTCGTCGCGGCGATGAAGCAGCGTTACCGCATCGCGGAGGAGCAGGTGTTCATGACCGGCTGGTCGGCCGGCGCGTTTTCGATTTTGTATACGGGGATCAGAAACTCCGATGTCTTTCGCGCGCTGGCGATTCGACAGGGTTCGTTTGACGCGCGATATTTTTCCGATATTCCGGAGGAACGATTCGATCCATGGCAGCCGATCAAGGTGATCTACGGCACGACCGATGTGCTTCGTGATCAGACGCTGGCCTGCATCGCGTGGCTTCGTGATCGGAAGATGTACGTTTCGTCTGAAGAGATAGCCGGCACGCATAGGCGGATCGAACCCGCAGTCGTCTGGCGCTACTTCAAAGAAGTGATGCGCGAACGGTTGTGGGTGCGGATTCGCGCGAGGCCGGTGGACGAGAACGATCCGTTGACGGTGCGATTTGAATTGGATGCGATCCCGGCGGTGACGCGGCAGCGGTGGTATTTTTCGGAGACCGACGATACGACCGAGGCGACGCCGGTGCGGACGTTCCCGCGGCCGGGCAAATACACGATCGCGGTGAACGTGACGTTGAAGAATCGCAAGAGCTACACGCGCACGCGGACGATTGAGGTCGGGCCGCCGCAGCGCTAATCCTTCAGCGAGAACGGCGTGAAATCCGTCGCGCGGTCGTAGTAATCTTCGCCCTCGGCGCGTTTGACCGCGCCAACCACAAGGTACGTGATCGGCGTAAAGATCGCCTCGATGCCGACCTTGAACGCCCAGTTGAAGGCCATCACCCGCCACATGCTGTCGGCCCCGCTCCAGGTTCCGTAGAACGCGAGCGGGTAGAAGATCGCACTGTCGACGCCCTGACCGGCAAAGGTCGATCCGATGGTGCGCATCCAGAGGAATCGTCCGCGCGTCCAGACTTTCATTTTCGCCAGGACGTAACTGTTGACGAAATCGCCGGCCCAGAAGGCGATGATCGATGCCGTCACGATGCGCCAGCCGGGGCCGAAGACGGTTTCGATCGCCGGTTGGATCACGGCGTTGAACGGTTCCTTCGGATAGACCGGCAGGCGGATGACGACCTGCGACATGATGACGTAAAAGATCATCGCGCCGAAACCGGCCCAGATGACCTTGCGTGCGCGGGCGTAGCCGTATACCTCGGTGAGCACGTCGCCGAAGATGTAGGAGATGGGGAAGAAGATGTTTCCCGCGCCGAAGACGACGGCGCCGAGCAGGGGCAGGTGAAGTTCGCAGACCTTGCCCGGCCCGATCATGTTCGAGCAGAGCAGGACGGTGACGAAGGCCGCCATCAGCAAATCGTAATAGCGGTACGCGCGGCGCGGGGTGGCAGGCGAATCAGACAAATGACGACTCCATGCAAGCGGCAGTCGCGGCTCGGATCTGCGGCGGATGCTACCGCGAAACCGCATCGCCCGTCACGGTCAATTCCTCGGGCGTCGGGAGGTCCAGCCCCTTGAGTTGCTCAAGGATCGTCTTGCGATCGCCCACGAGCACGAGCAGAGCGTTCTCGACCGGCAGCGCCGGGCCGGCGAGCGCATTGAGCGCCGCGGCGTCTGCCTTGGTCAGCGCCGCGAGGTCATCGCCGATCGTGCTGAACGGCAGCCCGTTTCGCTCCAATTCGACGGCTGTCGCCAGCACGCCGCCCAGTCCCTGAAACGCCTGCACGTATTCGACGCGATTGGTCTCGCGGGCCTTGGCGGCCTCGTCGGCGGAGATGTCGCCGCCGCGGATGCGTTTGAACTCGGCGAGGAACTCGCGAATGGACTCACCGGTGTGCTCGGCCTGCACGTCGCTGGACGCCGTGACGTAACCCATGCCCGGGGTCATCACAAAGCGGGAGCCGGCGCCGTAGGTAAAGCCCTTGGCCTCGCGCAGGTTCTGATTCAACCGGCTGGTGAAGCTGCCGCCGAGGATGGTGTTAATCAAATCGGCGTGGATGCGATGGGGGTCGCCGTATGCGATGCCCGGCATGTAGAAGCGAATGACGGTCTGCACGGCGCCGGGCTTGTCGATCAGCGCGACGCGCAGGTTCTTTATCGGGGCGGGCGGCGCCTTCGTCTCGCGTACGACCATTTCCATGTCGTGCATGCCCGCGCCGGAACGCGCCCATTTGCCCAGCGCCTTGTCCAGCGCCGATCGCGCCTGATCGACCGTCAAATCCCCGGCGATGAACAGCACGGCCTTGTCGGGTCGCAGGTATTCGTGCCAGGCGTCCTTGATCGCGGCGAGCTGCAACCCGTTGACCGTTTTCACGGTGCCGTCGACCGGTCGGCCGTAGGGATGATCGTCGCCGAAGAAGGCGCGCATGCCGACGCGCGAGGCGACGGCGGTGGGGCGATCCTCGAGCTGCTTGAGACCGTCCAGGTGCAGGGCCTTCACGCGCGACCATTCCTTTTCCTCGAAGCGGGGGCGCATGATCGCGTCGGCATAGAGCGCCAGCGCCGGGTCAAGATTGCGCCGCAGCGCCGAAAGGTTGATCGTGATCGTTTCCTGACCGGCCGAAGCGGAGAAGGTCGCGCCGAGTTGATCCAGCGCGTCGGAGAATTCCAGTGCGCCGCGCTCGCCGGCACCCTCGTCGAGCATCGAGACCATCAGGTAGGCACGCCCGGCCATGTGCGGATCGTCGAGACAGGCGCCCCCGCGAATCATGAGCGAGGCCGACACGAGCGGCAGTTCGGTTCGCGGCCACAGGCGCACTTCCAACCCGTTGGAAAGCTTGAAGATTTCCGGCATCGGCGGTGCGAAGTCCTTGGCGGCGAGCGGGTCGGGCTTTTTCTCGCGCGGTGAGGGAGTCTCCGGAGTTTCCGGCAGGACGTGCATGATGAGCCGCTTGTCCTGCGTGAGAACCTTCTTCGACCAGTCGCGCACGGCGGCGGTCGTGGCCGTGCGATAACGGTCGAGATCGCGCTTGAACGAGTTCGGCTCGCCCCAGGCGAATTGATACTGATTGAGCCGGTCGGCCTTGGCAAGGATGGATTGCAGACCGTTCAGCATGCTGAATTCGATGCGGGTTTTCTGTCGCTCGAGTTCCTCCTCGGTCGGACCGTTCGCGATAAATTCGGCGAGGACATCATCGGCCGCAGCTTCGATTTTATTCAGCGGCACGTCGGGCTTGGCGGTGATCTCC from the Planctomycetia bacterium genome contains:
- a CDS encoding queuosine precursor transporter, producing the protein MRFRGSIRRRSEPRLPLAWSRHLSDSPATPRRAYRYYDLLMAAFVTVLLCSNMIGPGKVCELHLPLLGAVVFGAGNIFFPISYIFGDVLTEVYGYARARKVIWAGFGAMIFYVIMSQVVIRLPVYPKEPFNAVIQPAIETVFGPGWRIVTASIIAFWAGDFVNSYVLAKMKVWTRGRFLWMRTIGSTFAGQGVDSAIFYPLAFYGTWSGADSMWRVMAFNWAFKVGIEAIFTPITYLVVGAVKRAEGEDYYDRATDFTPFSLKD
- a CDS encoding insulinase family protein, giving the protein MKKLIVASLFCCVASVTARAQDVPCEKYQLANGMTVILHEDHSLPVACVNIWYYVGSKDESPGRSGFAHLFEHLMFMGTRRVPGSDFDVIMESGGGFNNASTSNDRTNYFSFGPSSLLPTLLWLDADRLEELGKEMTQEKLDKQREVVRNERRQTSEMQPYGKADLKITELMYPPGHPYHISVIGTHEDLQAATVQDVKNFFARFYVPNNASLVVAGDFDPKQIKPLIDKLFGSLPRDAQPVHAKAEPAALEGVRRVTYTDQVQFPRVTYVYHSPPHFGPGDAEMDLAAAVLADGKSSRLYKRLVYDDKIATDVSAVQNSNILQSLFQVEITAKPDVPLNKIEAAADDVLAEFIANGPTEEELERQKTRIEFSMLNGLQSILAKADRLNQYQFAWGEPNSFKRDLDRYRTATTAAVRDWSKKVLTQDKRLIMHVLPETPETPSPREKKPDPLAAKDFAPPMPEIFKLSNGLEVRLWPRTELPLVSASLMIRGGACLDDPHMAGRAYLMVSMLDEGAGERGALEFSDALDQLGATFSASAGQETITINLSALRRNLDPALALYADAIMRPRFEEKEWSRVKALHLDGLKQLEDRPTAVASRVGMRAFFGDDHPYGRPVDGTVKTVNGLQLAAIKDAWHEYLRPDKAVLFIAGDLTVDQARSALDKALGKWARSGAGMHDMEMVVRETKAPPAPIKNLRVALIDKPGAVQTVIRFYMPGIAYGDPHRIHADLINTILGGSFTSRLNQNLREAKGFTYGAGSRFVMTPGMGYVTASSDVQAEHTGESIREFLAEFKRIRGGDISADEAAKARETNRVEYVQAFQGLGGVLATAVELERNGLPFSTIGDDLAALTKADAAALNALAGPALPVENALLVLVGDRKTILEQLKGLDLPTPEELTVTGDAVSR